A segment of the Fibrobacter succinogenes subsp. succinogenes S85 genome:
TAACCAAAAATGCCCCACAAGACAATGACTCTGGCGTAGTAATACAAAAGGAAATGGGACAAAAGCGGATTACTAATCTTTTTGGCAAGCCACCCGGCGGCTATAGTCAACAAGGCTACGACAAAAGCCCCGATTGTACCAAACTCAAGATACAAATCCCCAAAGAGAGTCTTGAAATAATACATGTTCACTCGGTAGACGTTACTCCAAAATTCTCGGACCGCGTCTACGCCATACTTTGAATCCGGGAGTTCAAACCCACCAAACCATTCCAGCAATTTCGGGAAGAATCGAAGCCCATACGTATGGATATCTGTCGAATCCCAATAAACCAGTCCCAAATTTAAGAAGGGTTCCCCAAAATAGCGCATTATTCTGTTCAACGCAACATCGACATCACCATCGACACGGGCAAAAGAAATGATTATCGCATAAAAGCCCAACAAGCCCAACACGGCAAACGCTATACCATAGATTTTTTTCTTGATGTCTACAGGAATCTCGTCCTTGAAATTCGTGTAAATATAGACAAGGGCAAAGAAATTGAAAAACAAGGATCCACGGCTTCCCTGTAAAACAGAGGGTGTGACGGTCGCTCCAAAACCGACAATCAAAAGAAATAACGCCATCATCGATTTTTGGTTCTTTACAATCCGGTAAAACTGCAAATAGAGAAAAATCGGCATCACACAGATGGACAAACGTCTAAAAACCTTAGACAGAATCATTTCGATATCGGAACCATACTTTTGCCCCAGATCTCCGGAAACACTCATATGGTACGCATCGCCCAAGTCACTTGCCGCCCCTAGCTGATACCCTTCCAGGAAAAAGAACAGGTGTCCCAGCATAAAGAAAAGAAAAATCTTTGAAAACAAGGACACCCTCTGGGCATCCCACCCTATTTCAAATTTGGGAACAACCTTCAACGGGCTCATCACCCCCATCATCATGATAAACATGAGAAAATAGGGAAGATAGCTCAAATACTCTAGACTTCTGGAATCGCGTATTTCTTCCTGGTATAAGCCAATATCGAATACATACGCCCCCATGCAAGAAACAACAGCGTACAGTCCTATAGAAAATAAATAAAAGGCGCTATATTCACTTTTCTGCTTATAGCACCATGCAAACCACACTATATACAGGAATGCATTAGTTAAGAATACTTCCATACCGTCATCGTAAAAACAGACTACAACATCCCGTTATCAAGATGTCTAATGTAGCGAAAATATATAAAATATGCGAATCGCTTTTTATCAGCGGCTCTTTCCGAAATGGATTTTCTGCATCATTTTACGCAGTTCCGTTACCACAAGCTCATTCTTGTTGAATTTCAGGTTTATCAACGCAAAGATACAGGCCATGAGCAAGCCTTCTACAGCAATCCGTAACCCATACGGGACTTCTAAATAACAGCTAAAAACAATCGGCACCGGGAGATAGCATAACGCCCAGCCGATGTTCTTCAATAGGATTTTCGCGTCAAATACAAGGCCCAGGATTTTTTTCACCAGGTACATTCCAACAACAAGAACAGACAATTCAGACAAGCCCCAGGACATCGCAGAGCCAACGGCCCCCAAACGAGTCGTCAATACAATATTGCCAAGAATGCCAATCACAGCACCGACGGAACTGACTATGAAAATGGACTTGTTCGATGTCGAAGCCATCAGGAATTGCTGAATAACAATTTGCTCCATTCCAATAATCAGCAACAGGAAAATAACGATTTTAAACGGCAAAATGGCACCTTCATAACCATTACCCGCAATAATGAAAATAATTTCATCGGCGCAGAACAGGCAGGCAATAATAATGGGCAACGAGACAATGGTCAAAATATTAAATGTATCATCTGCTATCTTTTGAATTTTTTCGCGATTTCCATCACTCAACAATTCACTAACCTTGGGGACCATCACATTGGTAAAAGCAGTAAAAACACCCATTAGGATACTATACATCTTCGTTGCTGTTGCAAAGTAGCCAACTTCCTTATCCCCAGAACAAAACCCAAGAAATACCATATTGAACGAAGTATACATATAGGTCAGCATACGATAATACCCAAACACCAGAACAGGCAATATGAAGATTCTAAAGCTGACCTGGGATAATGAAAATGTTCTAAATTTTTTCGAATAATTCCAATTCCACAAGGCGTTCACAAAAACAGATCCCACTGTCAATGCGTAGTAGATTATAGCATCATCTGGAGAGCGAATAAAGGCAAAAACGCCTACAACATAAAGAAAGCGAACCGCAATAGTCCTAAGCGTTATATATTTGAATTCCTGCAAGCCCTCAAAAAGCCATTCTATCAAAAATAAGCTAAAGAATAGCTTTACAAGCCCTATCCAAAGAAAGTCCCTATATACTTGAAGACTGGGGACATAGAGCGTGCAAAGGACGAGTACCACAACAGCAATAATGGTACCGACAAAGTTAATCGCCATCAGGCTTGAAAAGGTCTTATTTCTCCGTTCAAGATTACTTTTGCACCTTGCAATTTCGCGAACGCCAAAAGAGCCAACGCCTAAAGTAGAAAAAAGGACGAAATAATCAATCAGACTATCGACAAAATTGCATATACCGATATTGCTTACACCAAGAACTCTCGATACATAAGGATATGTAATTAAAGGGAAAAGGTACTTACTTAAAGTAAGCAACAAGTTATATGCAAAATTCTTTTTGACTGATTTGGGCATTTTCTCGTCTATACCAACTAATCATCATCGAAGAATCGGACGACAACATTATGCGTTTGAATTTTGTCATCTTCAGGAACTTTATTCCAATCCCCATAAAGGTCTGTAAGATAGGCATCAACATTACAGGGAGCACAAAACATGGAACCTTCAAATTCAATACGCCCTATCGGGAAAATATACTTCTTGTATCTTTTTTCATCCCAAGGCGCTCCATAAGGCAATCTGTAATAATCATTTCTTTTATGGTATATGAATCGCAAAAGGGGCGGGATGATTTTTTTTATTACCACATAATTTAACGGCAACAACGGTCTCAAAATTTTTGCAATTATCGAAGATGATAATATAACACGTTGAACCGCTTTTTCATAACAGAACATCATCTTTTTACAAAAAAAATCGCTTACTTGGTCATCCTGATAAAAAATATCCACCTGCACACCTCGATATTTTCTCATTTTGTGAAGCGGAGAATCCTGCAAATATTCACTTTTCAAATCACGTAGCACATCCCACGTAGAGTAAAAACCGCTATCAGTTTCATCGCACTGCAGCACAAACTCTTTACTAGGATTTTGCGTAAGCATTATTTTTTTAAACTTTAGATAACTCTCCCTGGTCATACAAATATCCACATCGTCATCCCAAGGAATAAAGCCTCCATGCCTAGCGGCACCCAGCAAGGTTCCGCAATCTAGCCAATAGTCAATTTCATTTTCCAAACAGATGCCGTCTATAAACTTAAGCATTTCAAGCATCCGAAGTTGAGCCCGACGCAAAATTGATCCATCAGGATTAAAGCGCTTTCGAAATTTAGCTTGCAAATCTCGATCAATCATCAGCATCTCCTCATTTGTCCATGTTATTTCAAATGCAGGTGGCTCTACTTTTTCGGTGCAAACGGCTCGATGATGTTCTTGATGATAAAGTCGGCCGTCTTCTCGATATCCTCGAACGCAACGCGTTTCGGCAAGTCGACGTTGAAAGCCTTCTTCACCTTCGCGACGAGTTCGTCGGTATAGACGAGCGTGCCGTTTTCCACATTCTCAATACCGTCGCAGTAGATGGACTTGCGGTTCGCGGCACGCATGTCATCCATACTGAAGAGCGTCGTATCGAACGTAACTTCCGCCTTTGCGCCATCGATAAGCACCGGGTAGCCGCCGATTTCGCCATTGACACCGGGAGCATGCACCTTGGTCACCGTCTTTTCGCGGAGAGCCGTCAAGATGGAATCGATGATGTTGAAATTGCTCGAAGCGTTCATCATGTTGCGCTTCTGGTCCACCGGCATCGGGATGGAGCAGGCAGCCAGCACTTCGGTCTGGTCAAACGGCAAATCTTTGCCATCCTTCTTGAAGTTCAAGAGCAGCGTCTGGCCTTCAGCATGGCCTTCCTTCGAAATCACCACATCGTGGAAATGGCTCACGGCGAGCGTCACATCGATATCGTTCAAGTTGTCGATGTTGTACTTTTCGGCCATAAAGAACTTCATGCGCGGAATGAGGTGGTTCAGGTTGCCGCTACCAAAATCAAAATATGTCTTACCGGCGGACTTGAGCCAAGGAATCACTGCGTCGGAATACGAGGTATTGATGGTCACTGCATTGGAGCCCACCTTTTCGTAGGCGGCCATGATATTTTTCGCATAACGGATAGAGAGCGGAGACCAAATGCCGTAAGCGCGCAGGTTGCTCCACGAGATGCTTCCGTACTTGAGTCCGGAATAGACGCGGCTGCTGTTCACGATAAAGTCCGGATTCGCCTTCTTGATTGTCGCGGCGATGCTGTCGACATCGTTCAAATCGCAGTCACCGAGAATTTCAATCTGGCTACGCAGTTCACGACGGATTGTCGCCGCCGTGCGAACGATGTTCACATCCATCTGCATCTTGGCTGCATTGCGGCCAGCAACCACAATTTTCAGCTGCGGGTCACGGAGACTCACCAAAAAGTCGAGCAGGAACGTACCGACGCTCCCGAGCCCAATAATCATAATCGTAATCGTCTCGTTCTTTTCGACCTTGGACTTGAGCAAGGCTATTTTCTTGTTCAGGATTTCCATATCTTACTCCATAAGTTCGCGAACAATGTTGTAGTCCGCAACGGTGTTACAGTTATAC
Coding sequences within it:
- a CDS encoding O-antigen polymerase — encoded protein: MEVFLTNAFLYIVWFAWCYKQKSEYSAFYLFSIGLYAVVSCMGAYVFDIGLYQEEIRDSRSLEYLSYLPYFLMFIMMMGVMSPLKVVPKFEIGWDAQRVSLFSKIFLFFMLGHLFFFLEGYQLGAASDLGDAYHMSVSGDLGQKYGSDIEMILSKVFRRLSICVMPIFLYLQFYRIVKNQKSMMALFLLIVGFGATVTPSVLQGSRGSLFFNFFALVYIYTNFKDEIPVDIKKKIYGIAFAVLGLLGFYAIIISFARVDGDVDVALNRIMRYFGEPFLNLGLVYWDSTDIHTYGLRFFPKLLEWFGGFELPDSKYGVDAVREFWSNVYRVNMYYFKTLFGDLYLEFGTIGAFVVALLTIAAGWLAKKISNPLLSHFLLYYYARVIVLWGIFGYGFLQDVFIDLSYAIVFWLLISKFWNPAKVEDGACDKKAESDAEKAETGETDEDDE
- a CDS encoding flippase — protein: MPKSVKKNFAYNLLLTLSKYLFPLITYPYVSRVLGVSNIGICNFVDSLIDYFVLFSTLGVGSFGVREIARCKSNLERRNKTFSSLMAINFVGTIIAVVVLVLCTLYVPSLQVYRDFLWIGLVKLFFSLFLIEWLFEGLQEFKYITLRTIAVRFLYVVGVFAFIRSPDDAIIYYALTVGSVFVNALWNWNYSKKFRTFSLSQVSFRIFILPVLVFGYYRMLTYMYTSFNMVFLGFCSGDKEVGYFATATKMYSILMGVFTAFTNVMVPKVSELLSDGNREKIQKIADDTFNILTIVSLPIIIACLFCADEIIFIIAGNGYEGAILPFKIVIFLLLIIGMEQIVIQQFLMASTSNKSIFIVSSVGAVIGILGNIVLTTRLGAVGSAMSWGLSELSVLVVGMYLVKKILGLVFDAKILLKNIGWALCYLPVPIVFSCYLEVPYGLRIAVEGLLMACIFALINLKFNKNELVVTELRKMMQKIHFGKSR
- a CDS encoding LicD family protein: MIDRDLQAKFRKRFNPDGSILRRAQLRMLEMLKFIDGICLENEIDYWLDCGTLLGAARHGGFIPWDDDVDICMTRESYLKFKKIMLTQNPSKEFVLQCDETDSGFYSTWDVLRDLKSEYLQDSPLHKMRKYRGVQVDIFYQDDQVSDFFCKKMMFCYEKAVQRVILSSSIIAKILRPLLPLNYVVIKKIIPPLLRFIYHKRNDYYRLPYGAPWDEKRYKKYIFPIGRIEFEGSMFCAPCNVDAYLTDLYGDWNKVPEDDKIQTHNVVVRFFDDD